A single window of Vibrio alfacsensis DNA harbors:
- the cysB gene encoding HTH-type transcriptional regulator CysB → MKLQQLKYIVEVVNHNLNVSATAESLYTSQPGISKQVRLLEDELGIQVFERSGKHLTQVTPAGEEIVRISQEILARVESIKAVAGEHTHPEMGTLNISTTHTQARYALPDVIKGFTARYPKVSLHMHQGTPSQMSEAIAKGTANFAIATEALHLYQDAIMLPCYHWNRSIVVPKDHPLAKKHTITIHDLAAYPLVTYVFGFTGRSELDTAFNREGLTPRVVFTATDADVIKTYVRMGIGVGVIASMAVDEDQDSDLVAIDASHLFGASTTSIGFRRGTFLRSYMYDFMERFAPHLTRPVVEQATSLKSNAEIEEMFKDIELPVR, encoded by the coding sequence ATGAAACTGCAACAACTGAAGTACATTGTTGAAGTTGTGAACCATAACTTAAATGTATCTGCTACGGCAGAGAGTTTATATACCTCACAGCCGGGTATTAGTAAGCAAGTTCGTTTACTTGAAGATGAACTCGGTATCCAAGTCTTTGAGCGAAGTGGAAAACACCTCACTCAAGTTACGCCTGCGGGTGAAGAGATCGTTCGAATTTCTCAAGAGATATTGGCACGCGTAGAAAGCATCAAAGCAGTGGCAGGTGAACACACTCATCCAGAGATGGGTACTCTTAATATTTCAACCACCCACACTCAAGCGCGTTATGCGCTGCCGGATGTGATTAAAGGTTTTACTGCGCGCTATCCAAAAGTCTCGCTTCACATGCATCAAGGCACACCGTCACAGATGTCGGAAGCTATCGCTAAGGGAACGGCGAATTTTGCGATTGCGACAGAAGCCCTTCATTTGTACCAAGATGCAATCATGTTGCCTTGTTACCACTGGAATCGCTCGATCGTTGTGCCTAAAGACCACCCACTTGCGAAGAAACATACGATTACGATTCATGACTTGGCTGCTTATCCATTAGTTACTTATGTGTTTGGCTTTACGGGTCGCTCGGAATTGGATACCGCATTCAACCGTGAAGGTTTGACTCCTCGTGTTGTATTCACAGCAACAGATGCTGACGTTATTAAGACTTATGTTCGTATGGGTATTGGTGTTGGTGTGATCGCAAGCATGGCGGTTGACGAAGACCAAGACAGCGATCTGGTCGCCATTGATGCAAGCCATCTTTTTGGTGCGAGTACTACGAGTATTGGTTTCCGTCGTGGCACATTCTTACGCTCTTATATGTATGACTTTATGGAGCGTTTTGCACCTCACTTAACGCGCCCAGTCGTTGAGCAAGCGACCTCTCTAAAATCCAATGCAGAAATTGAAGAGATGTTTAAGGATATTGAGCTTCCAGTCAGATAA
- the miaE gene encoding tRNA isopentenyl-2-thiomethyl-A-37 hydroxylase MiaE, with the protein MINLDAYQDLLAPINQFLQCSTPDEWVEQAKKPENLPTILLDHLLCELKAGQSAMFLIRKYAVDKASSHTLLDWFKPYEDFAYRKTGSLTTLKGKSNISKSIMAKSDSPYSQDLIDKMVLLIKEELHHFYQVLEIMDSRGVEYNNIPASRYAKTLISHMKTHEPDTLIDKLIIGAYIEARSCERFAKLAPHMDEDIAKFYVSLLRSEARHYQDYLVLAEQIAGRDISERVAYFGQIEAELISTPDSDFKFHSGIPT; encoded by the coding sequence ATGATTAATCTCGACGCCTATCAGGACCTTTTGGCTCCAATTAACCAATTCTTACAGTGCAGCACCCCAGATGAATGGGTTGAACAAGCCAAAAAACCAGAAAATCTGCCAACCATTTTACTCGATCATCTGCTTTGCGAATTAAAAGCGGGTCAATCTGCTATGTTCCTCATTCGTAAATACGCAGTCGACAAAGCAAGCTCACATACCCTGCTCGATTGGTTCAAACCTTATGAAGATTTCGCTTACCGCAAAACAGGCTCATTAACGACGTTAAAAGGCAAAAGCAATATATCAAAATCGATCATGGCAAAGTCAGACTCACCCTACAGCCAAGATCTAATCGACAAAATGGTACTGCTGATCAAAGAAGAGTTGCATCACTTCTACCAAGTACTGGAAATCATGGATAGCCGAGGAGTGGAATACAATAACATTCCGGCTAGTCGCTATGCAAAGACGCTCATTTCCCACATGAAAACACATGAGCCAGACACTCTCATTGATAAACTCATTATCGGTGCTTACATTGAAGCACGTTCGTGTGAACGTTTTGCAAAACTAGCCCCGCATATGGATGAAGACATAGCTAAATTCTATGTCTCTCTACTTCGTTCAGAAGCTCGGCATTACCAAGATTACTTAGTACTTGCAGAACAAATTGCAGGTAGAGACATCAGTGAAAGAGTTGCTTACTTTGGACAAATCGAAGCAGAGCTGATCTCAACACCGGATTCTGACTTTAAGTTTCATAGTGGTATTCCAACCTAG
- a CDS encoding DNA repair protein encodes MNIGLIIALVAILLVLILGYNIMLQYKLKIETAKRQESARYVALIDGTEELIGHAHHIPFSKELLLCLNNRILDALESMLDLDPKNKQLSQRITNLKQQIEQLNENGQDGESTKFKLPSSDKQAIMMLKLVKRLRDTIRNEHNKGRIDTQTYVIENGRLETIQIRINIENVIKRANDSIARGQPGTALQLLRKGIDALSTKNDPYSIRAKQKLEEMLGDLDKRRQDKSDAEMQQIADKERDSDMEALFGEKKKW; translated from the coding sequence ATGAATATTGGTTTAATAATTGCTTTGGTAGCCATACTACTGGTCCTGATCCTTGGCTATAACATTATGTTGCAGTACAAGTTGAAGATCGAAACCGCGAAACGACAGGAGTCGGCGCGCTATGTGGCCCTCATTGATGGTACAGAAGAGTTGATTGGCCATGCACACCATATTCCTTTCAGCAAGGAGTTACTGCTGTGTCTAAACAATCGCATTCTCGATGCTCTGGAGAGCATGCTTGACCTTGATCCAAAGAATAAGCAATTGTCCCAGCGTATCACGAACTTAAAACAGCAAATTGAACAGCTCAATGAAAACGGTCAAGATGGCGAAAGCACCAAGTTCAAACTGCCGAGCAGCGATAAGCAAGCCATCATGATGCTTAAACTGGTTAAGCGTCTGCGTGATACCATTCGCAATGAGCACAATAAAGGCCGTATTGATACGCAAACTTACGTCATCGAAAATGGACGCCTTGAAACCATTCAAATTCGCATCAACATTGAAAACGTCATTAAGCGCGCTAACGATTCGATTGCACGAGGCCAACCGGGCACCGCACTACAGTTGCTACGCAAAGGCATTGATGCGTTAAGCACAAAAAATGACCCTTACTCCATCAGAGCAAAACAAAAACTTGAAGAAATGCTTGGCGACCTAGATAAACGACGCCAAGACAAAAGTGATGCTGAAATGCAACAAATTGCCGACAAAGAGCGAGACAGTGATATGGAAGCACTCTTCGGTGAAAAGAAAAAGTGGTAA